A region from the Hylaeus volcanicus isolate JK05 chromosome 6, UHH_iyHylVolc1.0_haploid, whole genome shotgun sequence genome encodes:
- the LOC128878526 gene encoding uncharacterized protein LOC128878526: MSVKDAMKTFTEIMRSLDLADKQIFLSFIADKWKPEEAKNPSFSSNNIDGCCNKNDLQEEQVRNIKKIAVDIRNRIPFDGILSSECIIPPTIGEFDNSLEFGLHCCIHKAYRCIPL; this comes from the exons ATGTCTGTCAAGGATGCTATGAAAACATTTACGGAAATCATGCGGTCCTTGGATCTGGcggataaacaaatttttttatcgttcaTTGCTGACAAATGGAAACCTGAAGAAGCGAAAAATCCATCTTTTTCAAGCAATAACATAG ATGGatgttgtaataaaaatgatttgcaaGAGGAACaagtaagaaatataaaaaaaattgctgtGGATATCAGAAACAGAATACCATTCGATGGTATACTTTCATCGGAATGTATCATACCACCAACCATTGGAGAG TTTGATAATTCTTTAGAATTCGGATTGCACTGCTGCATCCACAAAGCATATCGATGCATTCCTTTATGA